In the genome of Phycisphaerae bacterium, one region contains:
- a CDS encoding serine/threonine-protein kinase, translating into MSTENLPHPDDLFNDALEVAPAQRERFLSAACGDNDRLRSEVRSLLSAHDSADRFLNEPGLSHRGSISDPSPQEYLGRQVGPFRLEELIAVGGMGMVFRAVRTGDEFRQQVAVKIIHRDLASPLLVRKFRQERQALADLNHPGIARLLDGGATTDGMPYLAMEFIAGTPIDRYCDEARLSLRERLELFLKVCDAVGHAHRHLIVHRDLKPANILVSNDGQPKLLDFGIAKLLQSESTGSADDRTLHCIRLVTPRYASPEQLLDQRVTISCDVFSLGLILYELLTGLPARAAPTSERDSHYLLEEIAAPSAAFGRNRTRTTVVSDDRGPRATVRGATPAQLCRLLRGDLDAIVAKATRQRADDRYQSVEQLESDLQRYLNGHPVVARSATSVYRAAKFVRRNAAAVSMLTVTILALSAAVVVSNVMRVRARDAEARAQSDRHDAILASTRAGRISRLLEETILSANPYRNGSAINIIDVLNDIAQRVSGELTDEPALAAELHYKLGQAYANLWKWEESLAHAETAAKLTRGLPEMDELVLAERLVLLGRAMTFLKRTGAEIIQQEALNIRMRRLGGEHFDVGDSKICLAFALRSAARPPQFERAEQLYKDGIETLRRASPAPTQRLAIGLLSYASMLSGQGRHDEAIVLLKGAWDTYGGLPAQEDRYRIACQIGYASALERAGRFKEAREVLSDALRRVPDGLEDTFGDGEYQRLIQLNRRTGPGEKTAAP; encoded by the coding sequence ATGTCAACTGAGAACCTGCCCCATCCAGACGATTTGTTCAACGACGCGTTGGAGGTGGCGCCTGCGCAGCGCGAGCGGTTCTTGTCGGCGGCCTGCGGCGACAACGATCGTCTTCGATCCGAAGTACGCTCGCTACTGTCGGCGCACGATAGCGCCGATCGATTTCTCAACGAGCCCGGTCTGAGCCACCGAGGCTCGATTTCCGATCCGTCGCCCCAGGAGTACCTCGGACGACAAGTTGGGCCCTTCCGGCTCGAAGAGCTCATCGCCGTCGGCGGGATGGGGATGGTCTTTCGCGCGGTTCGCACCGGAGACGAGTTTCGCCAGCAGGTTGCCGTCAAGATTATTCACCGCGATTTGGCCTCGCCTCTGCTCGTCAGGAAATTCCGCCAGGAACGGCAGGCCCTGGCGGATTTGAATCATCCCGGCATCGCCCGCCTGCTCGACGGCGGCGCGACGACCGATGGGATGCCCTACCTGGCGATGGAATTCATCGCCGGCACACCCATCGACCGCTATTGCGACGAAGCCCGGCTGAGCCTGCGGGAACGGCTCGAGTTGTTCTTGAAGGTGTGCGACGCCGTCGGTCACGCGCATCGCCACTTGATTGTGCATCGCGACCTTAAGCCCGCGAACATCCTGGTCTCGAACGACGGCCAGCCGAAGTTGCTCGACTTCGGAATCGCCAAGCTCCTTCAGTCGGAGTCGACGGGGTCCGCCGACGATCGCACCTTGCATTGCATCCGCCTCGTCACGCCGCGTTATGCCAGCCCGGAACAGCTCCTGGATCAGCGCGTCACGATTTCCTGCGATGTTTTTTCGCTGGGGCTGATTCTGTACGAATTGCTGACCGGACTGCCCGCGCGAGCGGCTCCCACTTCGGAACGCGACTCGCATTATCTCTTGGAAGAGATCGCCGCGCCCAGTGCGGCATTCGGTCGAAATCGAACGAGAACGACGGTTGTTTCTGACGATCGCGGGCCAAGAGCCACCGTCCGCGGCGCCACACCCGCACAGCTTTGTCGCCTACTCCGGGGAGACCTGGACGCGATCGTCGCGAAGGCGACGCGACAGCGCGCCGACGATCGCTACCAATCCGTGGAACAACTCGAGAGCGACCTCCAGCGCTACCTCAACGGCCACCCGGTCGTCGCCCGGTCCGCGACGTCCGTCTACCGGGCCGCCAAATTCGTACGGCGCAACGCCGCCGCTGTCTCAATGTTGACGGTGACGATCCTGGCCCTTTCCGCGGCGGTGGTGGTGTCAAACGTGATGCGCGTGCGCGCCCGCGATGCCGAGGCCCGCGCCCAATCGGATCGCCACGATGCCATCCTCGCCTCGACCCGCGCCGGTCGAATCAGCCGCCTGCTGGAGGAGACCATTCTCTCCGCCAATCCCTATCGAAACGGAAGCGCCATCAACATCATCGACGTCCTGAATGACATCGCGCAGCGTGTCTCGGGGGAGTTGACGGACGAACCGGCACTCGCCGCCGAGCTTCACTACAAGCTCGGACAGGCCTATGCCAATCTCTGGAAATGGGAGGAATCGCTGGCGCACGCGGAAACAGCGGCCAAGCTGACACGGGGCCTCCCGGAAATGGATGAACTCGTGCTCGCGGAGCGATTGGTGCTGTTGGGCCGGGCCATGACGTTTCTGAAACGGACGGGCGCTGAGATCATCCAGCAGGAAGCCCTCAACATCCGAATGCGTCGGCTCGGAGGGGAGCACTTCGACGTCGGCGATTCAAAGATCTGTCTGGCGTTTGCGCTGCGCTCCGCGGCCAGGCCCCCTCAATTCGAGCGGGCCGAACAGCTTTACAAGGACGGAATCGAGACACTGCGCCGCGCTTCTCCGGCGCCCACGCAGCGATTGGCGATCGGCCTCCTGAGTTACGCGTCGATGTTGTCCGGACAAGGGCGCCATGATGAAGCGATAGTGTTATTGAAGGGGGCGTGGGATACGTATGGCGGTCTCCCCGCACAGGAAGACCGTTACAGGATCGCCTGTCAAATCGGTTACGCCTCGGCGCTCGAACGGGCCGGTCGATTCAAGGAGGCTCGCGAGGTACTGTCAGACGCCCTTCGCCGCGTACCCGACGGATTGGAGGATACCTTTGGGGATGGCGAATACCAACGGCTCATTCAGCTAAACCGTCGGACCGGCCCAGGCGAAAAAACCGCTGCCCCCTAA
- a CDS encoding ECF-type sigma factor, whose product MSDAPTEAEDRHGFFEVRGMIPHQAVEPSVEESSDSQQPSAFDELVAVLYGELRRMARRHLMKERSDHPLQTTALVHEAYLRLARSGQAAGAGRTQCLAAAAVAMRHILVEEARSMKRAKRGGGWSRVQLDGVADDPMANSLDLLALSDALEKLAAHDERKCMVIQMRFFAGLTNDEIAEALDTTTRTVERDWRYARAWLYRELASDRRADGNGRADVN is encoded by the coding sequence ATGAGTGATGCGCCAACGGAGGCGGAAGACCGACACGGTTTTTTTGAGGTGAGGGGAATGATCCCGCATCAGGCAGTGGAGCCTTCGGTGGAGGAATCGTCCGATTCGCAGCAGCCATCCGCCTTCGACGAACTCGTTGCCGTCCTGTACGGCGAACTTCGACGAATGGCCCGCCGCCACTTGATGAAAGAGCGATCGGACCACCCGCTCCAGACGACGGCGCTGGTCCACGAGGCCTACTTGCGTCTCGCCCGGAGCGGTCAGGCGGCCGGCGCAGGCCGCACCCAATGTCTGGCCGCAGCCGCGGTGGCCATGCGTCACATTCTCGTTGAAGAAGCCCGCTCCATGAAACGGGCCAAGCGCGGCGGCGGCTGGTCGCGTGTGCAACTGGACGGCGTCGCGGATGACCCGATGGCGAATTCGTTGGATCTGCTGGCGTTGAGCGATGCCTTGGAGAAACTCGCTGCACATGATGAGCGAAAGTGCATGGTCATCCAGATGCGGTTCTTCGCCGGCCTGACGAATGATGAAATCGCCGAAGCGCTGGACACGACGACGCGGACGGTCGAGCGTGATTGGCGCTACGCGCGGGCCTGGCTCTATCGCGAACTGGCCTCCGACCGTCGCGCCGACGGCAATGGACGCGCTGATGTCAACTGA
- a CDS encoding VCBS repeat-containing protein — translation MNAQRSLIPTRVVAAVACVLAYVQIRPAQGQFVEPGTVVIHTFTGEALGDQFGWVSEDLGDITGDGVHDLVITSPGNDTGGAGRGRAYVYNGATGALVFPAITGLVNGGRLGAAASAAGDFNGDGVRDVIVGSPTQTTSTGRAAVHSGVDGSLIMAWTGAATGDQFGYDVATLGDITGDGRSEVLVGAPNNDAGGTNAGRVYVYSGAVGGPLLIAINGLSGADRFGSAVASVGDITGDGLDDFVIGAESFGAGVGSGSGQAYVYSGADCLLPATPTPVWTLTPGAPAAVFGQWFADGNSDVDNDGVFDVYVSDYNANRARVFSGATGLEIRTFMGDGNGGFGIGRMAGDVDQDGWGDLLLAAWISNAGASGAGKGFVYSGRTSAVLQTYTHNVANAQLGFDANAMGDVNADGMTDYLLTAANDTSATGKAYLVAGNIVPFSKADIDLDGDVDDLDVEEFVAVLLDMPLGPLHVIRSDVNADGETDGLDIAEYLAAAL, via the coding sequence ATGAACGCTCAAAGGTCCCTGATTCCCACGCGAGTCGTGGCCGCGGTCGCGTGTGTTCTTGCGTACGTCCAAATCCGGCCGGCCCAGGGCCAGTTCGTGGAACCCGGCACCGTCGTGATCCACACGTTCACCGGAGAGGCCCTGGGCGATCAGTTCGGCTGGGTCTCGGAAGACCTCGGCGACATTACCGGAGACGGCGTTCACGATCTGGTGATCACCTCGCCGGGAAACGACACCGGCGGCGCCGGTCGCGGTCGGGCCTATGTTTACAACGGTGCGACGGGCGCGCTGGTGTTTCCGGCCATCACGGGTTTGGTCAATGGGGGGCGCTTGGGCGCGGCGGCGAGCGCGGCGGGGGATTTCAACGGAGACGGCGTGCGCGATGTTATCGTGGGATCACCGACTCAAACGACGTCCACCGGTCGGGCGGCGGTCCACTCGGGCGTCGATGGTAGTCTGATTATGGCATGGACGGGCGCGGCAACGGGAGACCAGTTCGGCTACGACGTGGCCACGCTGGGAGATATTACCGGCGACGGCAGAAGCGAGGTGCTCGTCGGCGCACCGAACAACGATGCCGGGGGAACGAACGCCGGGCGAGTGTATGTTTATTCCGGTGCCGTCGGCGGCCCGCTCCTGATCGCCATCAACGGTTTGAGCGGGGCGGATCGGTTCGGCAGCGCCGTTGCCTCCGTGGGCGATATCACCGGCGACGGACTTGATGACTTCGTCATTGGGGCGGAGAGTTTCGGCGCGGGAGTCGGCTCGGGGTCCGGTCAGGCCTATGTCTATTCCGGGGCCGATTGCCTGCTACCCGCGACGCCGACGCCGGTGTGGACGCTGACACCCGGGGCTCCGGCCGCGGTGTTCGGTCAATGGTTCGCGGATGGAAATTCTGACGTGGATAACGACGGAGTCTTTGATGTGTACGTCTCCGATTACAACGCAAATCGCGCTCGGGTGTTTTCGGGGGCGACCGGCCTGGAGATTCGCACCTTCATGGGCGACGGCAACGGCGGATTTGGAATTGGTCGGATGGCGGGCGACGTGGACCAGGACGGCTGGGGCGATCTCCTGCTGGCGGCATGGATCAGCAATGCAGGGGCATCGGGGGCCGGCAAGGGATTCGTGTATTCGGGGCGGACCTCGGCGGTATTGCAGACTTACACGCACAACGTCGCCAACGCCCAGCTTGGGTTTGACGCCAACGCGATGGGCGACGTCAACGCCGACGGAATGACGGATTATCTTTTGACTGCCGCAAACGACACCAGCGCGACCGGCAAGGCCTATCTGGTCGCCGGCAATATCGTTCCGTTTTCAAAGGCGGACATCGATCTCGACGGTGATGTCGATGATCTGGATGTGGAGGAGTTCGTTGCTGTTCTGCTGGACATGCCACTCGGCCCCTTGCACGTCATTCGCAGCGATGTGAATGCCGACGGAGAGACCGACGGGCTGGATATCGCGGAATATCTGGCGGCGGCGCTATAG
- a CDS encoding GNAT family protein, producing the protein MLRAEPSSGGELVRLRDVIDADLPILYEHQCDPIANLMAAFPARDRDAFFAHWAKILVDPTVTTKTILFDGQVVGRIGSFEHNGERLVGYWIDRGFWGNGITSRALAEFLKCDTTRPLHARVAKHNVASIRVLVKCGFSICGEDKTAAETGGEKVEEWILKLDG; encoded by the coding sequence ATGTTGCGTGCCGAACCGAGCTCCGGTGGAGAACTTGTCCGGTTGCGGGATGTCATCGACGCGGACCTGCCGATTCTATACGAACATCAGTGCGACCCGATCGCCAATCTGATGGCCGCATTCCCGGCACGGGATCGGGACGCGTTTTTCGCGCACTGGGCCAAGATCCTCGTCGACCCGACGGTGACGACGAAGACGATCCTCTTTGACGGTCAGGTGGTCGGCAGGATCGGGAGCTTCGAGCACAACGGAGAACGTCTCGTTGGATATTGGATCGATCGAGGCTTTTGGGGCAATGGCATTACGAGCAGGGCACTGGCGGAATTTCTGAAGTGCGATACAACTCGGCCGCTGCATGCCCGGGTGGCCAAGCACAACGTCGCGTCGATTCGCGTCCTCGTAAAGTGCGGCTTTTCAATCTGCGGCGAAGACAAGACCGCAGCGGAAACCGGCGGCGAAAAGGTGGAGGAGTGGATCTTGAAACTGGATGGATGA
- a CDS encoding MmcQ/YjbR family DNA-binding protein, protein MTIAQFRRLALSLPEAEERAHMGHPDFRVKEKIFATLFPRDKRTWGVLKLKPDQQRVLVKAHSDVFQPVPGGWGRQGATQVRLERARVPILRDAMITAWRNVAPKSLVQEQGLSDED, encoded by the coding sequence ATGACGATTGCCCAATTCCGCCGCCTCGCGCTCTCCCTGCCTGAGGCCGAGGAACGCGCGCACATGGGCCATCCGGACTTCCGGGTAAAGGAAAAAATCTTTGCGACGCTGTTCCCGCGCGACAAAAGGACGTGGGGCGTGCTCAAGCTGAAGCCCGATCAGCAGCGCGTGCTTGTCAAAGCCCATTCGGACGTCTTCCAGCCCGTCCCCGGTGGCTGGGGCAGGCAGGGGGCCACACAAGTCCGCCTCGAGCGCGCCCGCGTACCAATCCTGCGCGACGCGATGATCACGGCCTGGCGCAACGTCGCGCCGAAGTCGCTCGTTCAGGAACAGGGGCTATCCGACGAAGATTGA
- the mutY gene encoding A/G-specific adenine glycosylase, whose product MATEFSQVNIRHIRRRLLAWYDRHKRDLPWRGTRDPYAIWLSEIMLQQTQVATALPYYERFLKRFPTVRSLAAAKLDEVLRMWAGLGYYARARNMHRAAKKVVAEFGGRFPSSVEELRSLPGIGRYSAAAIASIAYGTRSAVVDGNVARVVARLADIRHDVRRGAGNKKAWDFAEALMPSKRCGDFNQAMMEFGARVCLPRGAAHCEVCPLRSGCKALAAGTVARRPVKAARVVVTKERHVVAAIERDGRWLVVRRPDDGLWGGLWELPTAVLNGEAPPQAAMILATNILGARCRASPKGFCDVTRQLSHRSIQFLGHRCRATARSSLRRGRSGNSRWLTIAQMASLPMSRAMRDVVETLTTARRPASAGAGASAANSP is encoded by the coding sequence ATGGCGACAGAATTCTCGCAAGTGAACATCAGACACATTCGCCGGCGGCTGCTTGCATGGTATGACCGCCACAAGCGCGATCTGCCGTGGCGCGGCACGCGCGATCCGTACGCGATCTGGCTGAGCGAGATCATGCTCCAGCAGACGCAGGTAGCGACGGCCCTGCCATATTACGAACGGTTCCTAAAGCGATTTCCGACGGTGCGGTCGCTGGCCGCGGCAAAGCTGGACGAGGTCCTGCGCATGTGGGCGGGGCTCGGCTATTACGCGCGGGCGCGGAATATGCACCGCGCCGCGAAAAAAGTCGTCGCCGAATTCGGCGGGCGATTTCCCTCGAGCGTCGAAGAATTGCGGTCGTTGCCCGGCATCGGCCGCTACAGCGCCGCAGCCATCGCTTCCATCGCCTACGGCACGCGGTCGGCGGTCGTCGATGGAAACGTCGCTCGGGTGGTCGCACGACTGGCCGATATTCGCCACGACGTGCGCCGCGGAGCCGGCAACAAGAAGGCGTGGGACTTCGCCGAGGCCCTTATGCCGTCCAAGCGTTGCGGTGACTTCAACCAGGCAATGATGGAGTTCGGCGCCCGAGTCTGCCTGCCCAGGGGGGCGGCGCACTGCGAAGTGTGCCCGCTGCGAAGCGGCTGCAAGGCTCTCGCTGCGGGGACCGTCGCGCGGCGACCGGTAAAGGCCGCGCGGGTCGTCGTCACGAAAGAACGGCATGTCGTCGCGGCCATCGAGCGAGACGGCCGCTGGCTCGTCGTGCGGCGACCGGACGATGGTCTATGGGGTGGCTTATGGGAATTGCCGACGGCGGTGCTGAACGGCGAAGCGCCTCCGCAGGCGGCGATGATACTGGCGACGAACATCCTCGGCGCGAGGTGTCGCGCGTCGCCGAAGGGGTTTTGCGACGTCACACGACAGTTGTCGCACCGTTCGATTCAATTCCTCGGCCATCGATGCCGGGCGACGGCGCGATCGTCGCTCCGCCGAGGGCGATCCGGAAATTCGCGTTGGTTGACAATAGCGCAGATGGCGTCGCTGCCCATGTCCCGGGCGATGCGCGACGTCGTCGAGACGCTGACGACGGCGAGGCGGCCAGCCTCCGCCGGGGCCGGTGCCTCCGCTGCTAACAGCCCCTGA
- the dtd gene encoding D-aminoacyl-tRNA deacylase has protein sequence MRAIVQRVSNASVEIAGEVVARIDRGLLVYLGVAADDVPKDAEQLATKIAHLRIFEDDARKMNRDVADVGGEILVVSNFTLLADTRQGRRPSFIAAAKPDTADPLYQLLCQKLRDFGRSVQTGRFREYMAVRSTNDGPINILLDTREPGA, from the coding sequence ATGCGAGCCATCGTTCAACGCGTGAGTAACGCCTCGGTGGAGATAGCCGGCGAGGTCGTTGCCCGAATCGATCGCGGCCTGCTCGTCTATCTGGGTGTGGCGGCAGACGACGTCCCAAAAGATGCCGAACAGCTCGCCACGAAGATCGCTCATCTTCGCATTTTTGAGGATGACGCCAGAAAGATGAATCGCGACGTGGCCGACGTCGGCGGCGAAATCCTCGTTGTCAGCAACTTCACCCTCCTCGCCGATACGCGGCAGGGCCGTCGCCCCTCCTTTATCGCCGCCGCCAAGCCCGACACCGCCGATCCCCTCTACCAACTGCTCTGCCAGAAACTCCGGGACTTTGGGAGGTCGGTCCAAACCGGTCGTTTTCGCGAATACATGGCCGTTCGCTCCACCAACGACGGCCCTATCAATATCCTTCTGGATACGCGGGAACCGGGCGCATAG
- the coaE gene encoding dephospho-CoA kinase (Dephospho-CoA kinase (CoaE) performs the final step in coenzyme A biosynthesis.), with amino-acid sequence MAGGVGSGKTTVARILEELGAGIIDSDALSHQEINHREVKDVLLKWWGNGILAADGAVDRQKVASIVFADPGQRHRLEALLHPRIEVRRADVMAELEKQPRIRMMVLDSPLLYEADLDLMCDAVIFVDAGTDKRRARSEKSRQWPEGEGERREKLQQPLDTKRARADYICDNNSTLSDLRKQVETIFSRIVSDYGAP; translated from the coding sequence CTGGCCGGAGGCGTCGGTTCCGGTAAGACCACCGTGGCCAGGATCCTTGAGGAATTGGGCGCGGGCATCATCGACTCTGACGCGCTGAGCCATCAGGAAATCAACCATCGGGAGGTCAAGGACGTCCTCTTGAAATGGTGGGGAAACGGGATTCTCGCGGCCGACGGCGCCGTGGATCGTCAGAAGGTCGCCTCCATTGTGTTCGCCGACCCCGGGCAGCGGCATCGGCTGGAAGCGCTCTTGCACCCCCGTATCGAAGTTCGTCGCGCCGACGTGATGGCAGAGTTGGAGAAACAGCCGCGAATCAGGATGATGGTCTTGGACAGTCCCCTGCTCTACGAGGCCGATTTGGATCTGATGTGCGACGCGGTGATATTTGTAGACGCCGGAACCGACAAACGCCGGGCGAGGTCCGAAAAATCCCGGCAATGGCCCGAGGGAGAAGGAGAGCGGCGGGAAAAATTACAACAACCCCTGGACACGAAGCGTGCCAGGGCCGATTATATCTGTGACAACAACTCCACCTTGAGTGACCTTCGAAAACAAGTAGAAACCATTTTTTCCAGAATCGTCTCGGATTACGGCGCTCCGTGA
- the rho gene encoding transcription termination factor Rho has product MPRPQGPRQFHKKHKRPHDAHIKRPAVLPSSYDDDEDTTAVAVANGDAPDAAPAPVPASAPVAPETPEAVEARGTIDRETHERYEKIKRGDLHITELQRMSIPDLHEVAKAEGVVDYAALKKQDLIFKILKERINKNGLMYGEGVLEILPDGFGFLRSPEYNYVPCPDDIYISPSQIRRFGLRSGHIIAGQIRPPKESEKYFALLRVEAICFEEPDKVTEKAVFEDLTPHHPTRRLIMETTNDEVNMRVIDIVTPIGMGQRMLIVAPPRTGKTVLLQKMANAITTNHPDAYVIILLVDERPEEVTEMQRHTKAEVISSTFDEPASRHVQVAEMVIEKAKRLTEYGRDVVILLDSITRLARAYNTEVPHSGKILTGGVDANALQKPKRFFGAARNIEEGGSLTIIGTALVDTGSKMDEVIFEEFKGTGNSELHLDRRLVDKRVWPAIDIAASGTRKEELLLDPKELELVYKLRRVLVDMNPVEAMELLITRLKKVKSNAEFLMTMNLA; this is encoded by the coding sequence ATGCCTAGGCCGCAAGGACCCCGACAATTCCACAAAAAGCACAAGCGACCGCACGACGCCCATATCAAGCGTCCCGCCGTCCTGCCGTCCTCCTATGATGACGACGAAGACACGACGGCCGTCGCCGTCGCCAACGGCGATGCGCCCGACGCCGCTCCGGCGCCCGTCCCCGCCAGTGCCCCCGTGGCGCCCGAGACTCCTGAAGCCGTCGAAGCGCGCGGCACCATCGACCGCGAGACGCACGAACGCTACGAAAAGATCAAGCGCGGCGATCTGCACATCACCGAATTGCAGCGGATGAGCATCCCGGACCTGCACGAGGTCGCCAAGGCCGAGGGCGTCGTTGACTACGCCGCCCTCAAGAAACAGGATCTCATCTTCAAGATACTGAAAGAGCGAATCAACAAGAACGGCCTCATGTACGGCGAGGGCGTCCTGGAAATCCTGCCCGACGGCTTCGGTTTCTTGCGCAGCCCCGAGTACAACTACGTCCCGTGCCCGGACGACATCTACATCAGCCCCTCGCAGATCCGCCGCTTCGGACTGCGCAGCGGCCACATCATCGCCGGTCAGATCCGCCCACCCAAGGAGAGCGAGAAGTATTTCGCGCTCCTTCGCGTCGAGGCGATTTGCTTCGAGGAACCCGACAAGGTCACCGAGAAAGCCGTCTTTGAAGACCTGACGCCGCACCACCCGACGCGCCGCCTCATCATGGAGACGACGAACGACGAAGTGAACATGCGTGTCATCGATATCGTCACGCCCATCGGCATGGGTCAGCGCATGTTGATTGTCGCTCCGCCGCGCACCGGCAAGACGGTCCTGCTGCAGAAGATGGCCAACGCCATCACCACCAACCATCCCGACGCCTACGTGATCATCCTCCTGGTCGACGAGCGCCCCGAGGAAGTGACGGAAATGCAGCGACACACCAAGGCCGAAGTCATCTCCTCGACCTTCGACGAGCCCGCCAGCCGCCACGTACAGGTCGCCGAAATGGTCATCGAGAAGGCCAAGCGCCTGACCGAGTACGGCCGCGACGTGGTAATCCTGCTCGACTCGATTACCCGCCTGGCCCGCGCCTACAACACCGAAGTGCCGCACTCCGGCAAGATCCTGACCGGCGGCGTGGATGCCAACGCCCTGCAAAAGCCCAAGCGCTTCTTCGGCGCCGCCCGCAACATTGAAGAGGGCGGCAGCCTGACGATTATTGGCACCGCCCTTGTCGACACCGGCTCCAAGATGGATGAAGTCATTTTTGAGGAGTTCAAGGGTACCGGTAACAGCGAGTTGCACCTCGACCGGCGTTTGGTGGACAAGCGCGTCTGGCCCGCGATTGACATCGCCGCGTCCGGCACGCGCAAGGAAGAGCTGCTGCTCGACCCTAAGGAGCTGGAGCTGGTCTACAAGCTCCGCCGCGTCCTCGTGGACATGAACCCTGTCGAGGCGATGGAACTGCTCATCACGCGCCTGAAGAAGGTCAAGTCCAACGCCGAGTTCCTGATGACGATGAATCTGGCGTGA
- a CDS encoding DUF3750 domain-containing protein, protein MAGCGAFGPSDVPDQSQFAPLAELAANDRAFVRLYGSGIVPVEFIAIHRAFVFKTAGTARLELWELQPSENGPYGHVRVIESPDVNRPDYFDRAFVIAELFDDQAQAVAEFIQTQSPTYPCRFAYELLGPNSSTYIAWILRQTGWDVPFSIRAIGQDSPVNCM, encoded by the coding sequence ATGGCCGGTTGCGGCGCCTTCGGCCCCTCCGATGTTCCCGACCAGTCCCAATTCGCTCCGCTCGCCGAACTCGCCGCGAACGATCGAGCTTTTGTCCGATTGTACGGTAGCGGCATCGTCCCCGTTGAGTTCATTGCGATCCATCGAGCCTTCGTCTTCAAGACGGCTGGGACTGCTCGTCTCGAGCTGTGGGAGCTCCAGCCGTCGGAAAACGGGCCTTACGGCCACGTGCGCGTCATCGAGTCGCCCGATGTGAATCGCCCCGACTATTTCGATCGGGCCTTTGTCATCGCCGAACTCTTCGACGATCAGGCCCAGGCCGTCGCCGAGTTCATTCAGACCCAATCGCCCACGTACCCGTGCCGGTTCGCCTATGAACTCCTCGGCCCCAACAGCAGCACCTACATCGCCTGGATCCTGCGGCAGACCGGATGGGATGTGCCGTTTTCCATACGCGCAATCGGTCAGGACTCGCCGGTCAATTGCATGTGA
- a CDS encoding DUF2817 domain-containing protein, with protein sequence MSLSPAAPARRSISAFRSVLVTFLAAGTGVACRPPEDGVRTGAGGKGKISPARSVIGNSVEGRPIECLSFGDGADSILVIATIHGNESAGTPLLERLVEHISYRPELMAGRRIMLVPVTNPDGYAHRTRHNVRGVDLNRNFPASNWQNSSQHGDSALSEPESVALHGLLQSARPSRIVSLHEPYGCIDYDGPGEGLARAMAAACDLPVKKLGGRPGSLGSYAGESLGIPIITVEFPEYVARWDGAAMWDRYGKMLLAAIEYAQPSAQ encoded by the coding sequence ATGTCGTTATCGCCTGCCGCACCTGCCAGACGGTCCATTTCGGCCTTTCGTTCGGTCCTTGTGACGTTCCTCGCCGCGGGGACCGGTGTCGCCTGCCGGCCGCCGGAGGATGGGGTTCGGACCGGAGCGGGCGGGAAGGGGAAAATATCGCCGGCGCGATCCGTCATCGGAAATTCCGTCGAAGGCCGGCCGATCGAGTGTCTGAGCTTTGGCGACGGCGCCGACAGTATTCTCGTTATCGCGACGATTCATGGCAATGAATCGGCGGGCACGCCGCTGCTCGAGCGGCTGGTCGAGCATATTTCCTATCGGCCGGAATTGATGGCCGGGCGTCGGATCATGCTGGTACCGGTCACCAATCCCGACGGTTATGCGCATCGAACGCGCCACAACGTCCGCGGGGTCGATCTGAACCGAAACTTTCCGGCGTCGAACTGGCAGAATTCGAGTCAGCATGGTGACAGCGCGCTGTCGGAGCCGGAAAGCGTCGCGCTTCACGGCTTGCTTCAGTCCGCGCGGCCGTCGCGTATTGTGAGCCTGCACGAGCCTTACGGGTGCATCGATTACGACGGGCCGGGGGAAGGGCTGGCGCGGGCGATGGCGGCGGCATGCGACCTGCCGGTCAAGAAGCTCGGCGGCCGGCCGGGCTCGCTGGGATCGTATGCGGGTGAATCGCTGGGGATTCCCATCATTACCGTGGAGTTTCCGGAATACGTCGCGCGCTGGGATGGCGCGGCCATGTGGGACCGGTATGGGAAGATGCTCCTGGCGGCGATTGAGTACGCACAGCCATCGGCACAGTAG